A DNA window from Daucus carota subsp. sativus chromosome 3, DH1 v3.0, whole genome shotgun sequence contains the following coding sequences:
- the LOC108211166 gene encoding F-box protein At4g02760 yields MEAFTEAFTHLANSSSSSLEFLFDRLVESSPSDEAQAEITEQAIRIAGVLREAGLRSSRKRDAAHNSRVWPLSVDLTINVFCWLDTLSVCNAAATCNFFRRCSSDPLCYARIDLLTTVPKVDNLVVSTMIQRAGTALRSMKLGLIPTRSALLGSSQPFVYSLKNPTYGSGTSWYDRYDKRSRQVKESCILSRSCLNSLTIDGGAPGAGLRCLHLYNIERIDDAALSTALFACPNLLDLVIVGLDVELRQTLESVSQYCHMLERLYFESSNRGLDDNLHISPTCNALVQNCPRINSFSLKGFMLADSKILCLVKGFRNLRSLDLSMSCALTGGFLRKLGGSLLEYIFLRDCMQLRKEEVKNFFSAVLDGNFKLLKHIDISNHDGLAIENDWSHRCYSTSFIPIDQLCKARPNISIRAEFPRCSYMEIESDGDVIFPSQQSFRSSDESFSMNSGAGSGSEDSRGTSSLSYVESSDELEFFSH; encoded by the exons ATGGAAGCGTTCACCGAAGCATTCACGCATCTAGCGAATTCGTCATCCTCTTCTCTGGAGTTTTTGTTCGATCGGCTCGTGGAATCCTCGCCGTCCGATGAAGCGCAGGCCGAGATCACTGAGCAGGCGATTAGGATCGCCGGAGTGTTGCGCGAGGCTGGATTGCGATCGTCGAGGAAGCGCGACGCCGCGCATAATTCGCGCGTCTGGCCTTTGTCTGTTGATCTCACAATCAAT GTTTTCTGCTGGCTTGACACACTAAGTGTCTGCAATGCCGCAGCTACATGTAACTTTTTCCGCAGATGTTCTTCAGATCCCCTGTGTTATGCTAGAATTGACTTGTTGACAACAGTCCCAAAAGTTGATAATCTGGTAGTATCTACCATGATTCAACGAGCTGGTACAGCACTTCG GTCTATGAAGCTTGGATTGATACCAACCCGAAGTGCGTTGCTTGGCTCTTCTCAACCTTTTGTTTACAGTCTGAAGAATCCTACATATGGATCAGGTACATCCTGGTATGATAGATATGATAAGAGATCAAGGCAAGTAAAAGAATCGTGTATTCTTTCTCGGTCATGCTTGAATTCTTTGACTATTGACGGTGGTGCTCCAGG GGCTGGCTTGAGATGTTTGCACCTCTATAATATAGAAAGGATAGATGATGCAGCGCTTTCCACAGCATTATTTGCCTGTCCTAATCTCCTCGACTTAGTAATTGTTGGCCT TGATGTTGAACTGCGCCAAACTCTGGAGTCAGTGAGCCAGTACTGCCACATGTTAGAGCGTCTATATTTTGAATCTTCAAACAGAG GTTTAGATGACAATTTGCATATATCCCCAACCTGCAATGCTTTGGTACAGAATTGTCCTCGTATCAACTCTTTCTCGCTTAAGGGATTCATGCTGGCGGACTCCAAAATTCTTTGCCTCGTTAAG GGTTTCCGTAATCTGAGATCCCTTGACCTTTCCATGTCGTGCGCATTAACTGGTGGCTTCTTAAG GAAGCTTGGTGGCAGCCTGCTGGAATATATCTTTTTACGTGATTGCATGCAGCTAAGAAAG GAAGAAGTTAAAAACTTTTTTTCTGCAGTTCTTGATGGGAATTTCAAACTCCTTAAACATATT GACATATCAAACCACGATGGCCTGGCAATAGAGAATGACTGGTCACATAGGTGTTACAGTACAAG TTTCATTCCCATAGATCAATTATGCAAGGCAAGGCCCAATATCAGCATACGGGCTGAGTTCCCAAG atGCAGTTACATGGAAATTGAAAGTGACGGAGATGTGATTTTTCCTTCACAGCAAAGCTTTCGTAGTTCGGATGAATCTTTTTCTATGAATTCGGGAGCGGGTAGTGGGAGTGAGGATAGCCGAGGCACCAGTTCTTTAAGTTATGTGGAAAGTTCAGATGAGTTGGAATTTTTTTCTCATTAA
- the LOC108215002 gene encoding COMPASS-like H3K4 histone methylase component WDR5B produces MSTPSPRPYRHHKTLTGHSLAISCVKFSPTGKLLASSSLDKTLIIFSLQSLSPLSTLSGHSAGISDLAWSSDSHYICSASDDSTLRIWDALLFDCVKTLRGHSNYVFCVNFSPRSDMIVSGSFDETVRVWDAKTGKVVHVIQAHSMPVTSVGYNRDGSLIVSGSHDGSCKIWDNESGKCVKVLIDDKTPAVSFAKFSPNGKFILVATLDDTLKLWNHQTGKFLKIYTGHLNRTYCITPTFSVTNGTCIVSGSEDKCVYIWDLQGKSVIQKLEGHTDTVVSVSCHPTENMIASAGLDLDRTIRIWVQD; encoded by the exons ATGTCCACCCCCTCCCCCCGCCCCTACCGCCACCACAAAACCCTAACCGGCCACTCCCTCGCCATCTCCTGCGTCAAATTCTCCCCCACCGGCAAGCTCCTCGCCTCCTCCTCTCTCGACAAGACCCTCATCATCTTCTCTCTCCaatctctctcccctctctccacTCTCTCCGGCCACTCCGCCGGCATCTCCGACCTGGCCTGGTCCTCCGACTCCCACTACATATGCTCCGCCTCCGACGACTCCACTCTCCGCATCTGGGACGCCCTCCTCTTCGACTGCGTGAAAACCCTCCGTGGCCACTCTAATTACGTCTTTTGTGTTAATTTTAGCCCCCGCAGCGATATGATCGTGTCCGGGTCCTTCGATGAGACTGTCAGAGTGTGGGACGCGAAGACGGGGAAAGTGGTGCACGTGATCCAGGCGCATTCGATGCCCGTGACCTCGGTGGGGTATAATAGGGATGGGAGCTTGATTGTTTCGGGGAGTCATGATGGGAGTTGTAAGATTTGGGATAATGAGAGTGGGAAATGTGTCAAGGTTTTGATTGATGATAAGACACCTGCGGTGTCGTTTGCTAAGTTTTCCCCTAATGGGAAGTTTATACTCGTGGCCACGTTGGACGATACTTTG AAGCTATGGAATCATCAAACGGGGAAGTTTTTGAAGATTTACACGGGTCATCTGAACAGAACATACTGTATAACACCCACCTTTTCAGTGACGAACGGCACATGCATTGTCAGCGGATCAGAGGATAAGTGTGTCTACATATGGGATCTGCAGGGAAAATCTGTGATTCAAAAGCTCGAAGGCCATACTGATACTGTGGTTTCTGTGAGTTGCCATCCTACTGAAAATATGATTGCTTCCGCAGGTCTTGATCTGGATAGGACAATCAGGATATGGGTTCAAGATTGA
- the LOC108215001 gene encoding uncharacterized protein LOC108215001, whose amino-acid sequence MMMITQLLSPLSITTSLQPHHQICKTHLLIPTNRCSFTYKHCSLSKFSINGGKDLRWSSNSSKDDNGTVDDMESYLNNLSLEYDSVWDTKPAWCQPWTITLTGVLAISCSWLVLHSVVITGLVLSLISAWWYIFLYSYPKSYSDMIAERRKNVTSGTEDTFGLRKSP is encoded by the exons atgatgatgataactcaacttctctctcctctctctatAACTACTTCACTACAACCCCATCACCAAATCTGCAAAACTCATCTCTTAATTCCCACAAACAGATGCTCATTTACATATAAACACTGTAGTTTAAGCAAATTTAGTATCAATGGAGGAAAAGATTTAAGGTGGAGCAGCAATTCTAGTAAGGATGATAATGGCACAGTTGATGACATGGAGTCTTATCTTAACAACCTGTCTCTTGAGTATGACTCTGTTTGGGACACCAAACCTGCGTG GTGTCAACCATGGACAATAACACTGACCGGAGTTCTAGCAATTAGCTGTAGCTGGCTAGTTTTGCATTCAGTGGTGATCACTGGTTTAGTTCTTTCATTGATATCTGCATGGTGGTACATCTTTCTCTACTCTTACCCCAAG AGTTACTCGGATATGATTGCAGAGCGAAGGAAGAACGTCACAAGTGGCACTGAAGACACTTTTGGTTTAAGAAAGAGTCCTTGA